The DNA region ATCGGACAAGCCAACCCAATTAAATGGATACAAGTCTAGAGTGTGTCCCCAAAATAAGCTTATGACAAAGCACAGGCGCGCAAGCCCCCTGcgcgcgcacatacacacacatacacacacacacacacacatacacacagctcaACACACTGTCTCCCTTAATTCATGcatcttcctgctgctgcatggCTCGTGGCACTCTAATCTAATTCAGAGTTGCAGTCATGTTTAGTGAGGTGACATTACAGCGCTGCAACTCACTCTCTTCAGCTACTTCTCTCTTTTAATCCCCTGAAATCTTGCATCCAGTAGATGGCCTCATTGTCCCTCCCTGTGCAGGCCAAGTTTATCTCAGGACATCGTGGAACCTTCATTTTTACAGCAGTGATATGCCTCTTATTCAAGTTTTTGTAAGTTTAGGTCAAGCTTAAAACCAAGAGAAAGATGATAAATGGAAAAACATCAGTATTAGTACTGTAACatgtaaaatgtagttttataatGCAGCTATAATGTTGGTAAAGGGGAAAGTCACCCAGTTGATACCCTTTTAGTGTCAGATTTAGATTTTAGATATAAAAccgaaaaataaaatgtttttccctAGGCTATATATACTTTAGATTATCCCAAACACAAGTTTTTCATCATAACCTATGTCGCTAAACTCTTTAGCAAACCAAAGCTGTAGGGTACACGGCGAATTTTAGAGGCTTCACTCTTCACAGCCTCCCTGGATACATGGAGCAGTTGTGGCAGGGACCGTGGCGcacagcagcaggaagcagcTGAACAGCGAGAGAGGAGCGCGCATGAAAACGGTCTTGGAGAGACCAGAGTTTCATTCCCATCACTCTACGCCGGCCAGTCAGACCGCAGACACATCACAGAGTAACTGAATGTTGCACAACAAAGGATGATCctaaaaagaaaagcataagGACTAATAAAACACCTGAGGACCGACGCAACAGGGGGGGGAGCGCGATTGTCTTCCCATGGAGGAAAGCGCAGAGAGGGTGAGCACCTTCTCCTTCACTTGGTACCAGGATACAAGTTGGATGTATACCGAAGTGATGTGGATTTTGGGGGACTGAATATTTTTATTAGTCTGTTCAATTAGCGGAGCTGATTTTggattcaattattttttagcCAACCCAAAACATTGTCGCGGTCCGGAGCGCTCCACATTCACAGACCGGATAAAATGTAGACACTAAAAAATAAACTGCGCATCTGTTTCAAAGACGTGGATCTCAATCTGAGGATTGCATTGACAGAGACTATTTAAATATCTCttgaatgtttttaaaactgattTGTAATTTGGCTTCATATCGGCACGCGAACTaaaccaaaaggaaaaaaaagacttcgCATCTGGATTACAGCGACATGTCCGCGTAAAAAGGACTCAGGCATTGATGTGCTTATATACATGTGACGAATTTGACATCTAACATGTATGTCTCTGATAACAAATGGACTGTAGAGACTTTTGAATGATGTTTTCAGCCTATTTTTTAGCTCGCCTCTCAGGTGGAAATGTTGGCTGGAGACTGTGGCATGTACTAAGAGGGAGCAttcaaagacataaaaaataaaatacaacatctAGCAGTCGGGGTGGATCAGCGTCAATACAGGCACCAATATAATCACACGGACACGCCTCGAGGATCATTAAACAAATCAGATAAACGCAGGGCGAAAACCATCAATAGAAATTATTGATGAGGTGGTATATAAGGCTAATGATTGGCCATGCCTCTTTTTACTCAACAGCTCGGCAACAATATGATGTGTAACTTTCACTGAGAGCTTGACAGCTGAGACATACagtgagaggagaaaaaaagaacaaggacttttcttttaatatcatttttactgctgctgttttatgaCTACAGAGCTGACTGGGAAAATATTTGcaaacaacagctggaatattCTTCCTCTCCATCAAACTAGAATGTCTGCTGCCTGTACTGCTGCTCCAGGAATTTATAAACCAGGAATTTTTGGGGGGCAAATTTCTGAAGAGATGCTTTTGCAATATTTGTAGCAGCTCTTGTGCAAGGATGGTGGTTGTGACAAGGAGCCTATGGATGACCCAGTCTGTGGGAGAGCTGGTGCCGAGACAGTTGACCTCTCCGCCAGCTACGCCATCTGTCTAAAACCCTTGCCCAGAGAGgcacagctgcagcaggctggGGATGTGATGGGGTGACTGTTGACACCCCCCTCACCCACCCCCTCTCTTGCTTTATTAGCagtgtaataaaaacaatggaTCAGAATTTCTCAATAGTTCGAGATGGCAAGCAGCTGCTACCAGAGAAAGACTCGTCCAAGCGTGTGCTGACAGGAtgcttcctctccctcctcatctTCACCACGCTGCTAGGCAACACActtgtgtgtgctgctgtcaccaagttCCGACACCTTAGGTCGAAGGTCACCAACTTCTTTGTCATCTCACTCGCCATCTCTGACCTTCTGGTAGCAATCTTGGTAATGCCATGGAAGGCGGCGACAGAGATTGTGGGGTTTTGGCCATTTGGGGCCTTCTGCAATGTCTGGGTGGCATTTGACATCATGTGCTCCACTGCCTCTATCTTGAACCTGTGTGTGATTAGTGTTGACCGATACTGGGCAATCTCAAGCCCATTCCGCTATGAACGCAAGATGACCCCTAAAGTGGCGTGTCTGATGATCAGTGTGGCATGGACCCTGTCCATCCTCATCTCCTTCATTCCTGTTCAGCTCAACTGGCACAAAGCTCAGACCACCAGCTATGCAGAGCTGAATGGAACATACCCCAGTGATCTTCCCCCTGACAACTGCGACTCCAGCCTTAACAGGACCTACGCTATCTCCTCCTCCCTTATCAGCTTCTACATCCCTGTGGCTATTATGATCGTCACCTACACCCGGATCTACCGCATCGCCCAGAAACAGATACGGAGAATATCTGCTCTGGAGCGTGCAGCAGAGAGTGCCAAAAATCGTCACAGCAGCATGGGGAATAGTTCGAACATGGAAACTGAGAGCTCATTCAAAATGTCGTTCAAACGAGAAACCAAAGTCTTAAAGACGCTCTCAGTCATCATgggagtgtttgtgtgctgctggcTGCCCTTCTTCATCCTTAACTGCATGGTACCGTTCTGTGAGCCAAACTTGCCAGACGGTGCTACTGACTTCCCCTGTATCAGCTCCACaacttttgatgtttttgtgtggtTTGGCTGGGCAAACTCCTCGCTCAACCCCATCATCTATGCCTTTAATGCAGACTTCCGCAAGGCCTTCTCCATCCTGCTGGGCTGTCACCGACTCTGCCCGGGGAGC from Scomber japonicus isolate fScoJap1 chromosome 13, fScoJap1.pri, whole genome shotgun sequence includes:
- the drd1b gene encoding dopamine receptor D1b, producing the protein MDQNFSIVRDGKQLLPEKDSSKRVLTGCFLSLLIFTTLLGNTLVCAAVTKFRHLRSKVTNFFVISLAISDLLVAILVMPWKAATEIVGFWPFGAFCNVWVAFDIMCSTASILNLCVISVDRYWAISSPFRYERKMTPKVACLMISVAWTLSILISFIPVQLNWHKAQTTSYAELNGTYPSDLPPDNCDSSLNRTYAISSSLISFYIPVAIMIVTYTRIYRIAQKQIRRISALERAAESAKNRHSSMGNSSNMETESSFKMSFKRETKVLKTLSVIMGVFVCCWLPFFILNCMVPFCEPNLPDGATDFPCISSTTFDVFVWFGWANSSLNPIIYAFNADFRKAFSILLGCHRLCPGSNAIEIVSINNNMGAPTSNPNCQYQPKSHIPKEGNHSPSCVIPHSILCQEEELQNKDGCVGEIEVGMVNNAMEKLSPAISGNLDSDTEVTLEKINPITQNGQHKAVSC